In a genomic window of Sarcophilus harrisii chromosome 4, mSarHar1.11, whole genome shotgun sequence:
- the LOC116423341 gene encoding uncharacterized protein LOC116423341 has translation MATAPRRTARVFKGEARSTPGRRRIAAREALRLASSSSSRPLHAPICSSTWSRQPKLDVSSPLLILPSIWLCSARLRGSGDPGPRAGGRDGTRCSVVLSPPILHSSRPPAPPAPRPPPHPEQGSLAPDGRLEETSPGRAPPAISGPHHCTDTVD, from the exons ATGGCTACGGCTCCGCGCCGCACGGCCCGCGTATTTAAAGGGGAGGCGCGCAGCACGCCCGGGCGTCGGAGAATCGCCGCCCGCGAGGCTCTGCGGTTGGCTTCCAGCTCCTCTTCCCGGCCTCTCCACGCACCCATTTGCTCCTCGACCTGGTCCAGACAGCCCAAGCTGGACGTCTCTTCACCGCTGCTCATCCTGCCGAGCATCTGGCTCTGCTCGGCCCGGCTCCGGGGGAGTGGGGACCCCGGGCCCCGGGCGGGCGGGAGGGACGGGACGCGGTGCAGTGTTGTTCTTTCCCCGCCAATATTGCACTCGTCCCGGCCTCCGGCCCCTCCGGCCCCCCGGCCTCCCCCTCACCCCGAGCAGGGCAGCCTGGCCCCTGACGGCCGCCTTGAGGAGACCTCGCCTGGACGGGCGCCGCCCGCA ATCTCAGGACCTCACCATTGCACCGATACTGTAGATTAG